In a single window of the Streptomyces sp. NBC_00094 genome:
- a CDS encoding enoyl-CoA hydratase/isomerase family protein, whose product MTVNLEVADGVGTIRLDRPPMNALDIATQDRLRELAQEATDRDDVRAVILYGGEKVFAAGADIKEMQVMDHVAMVKRSRALQDSFTAIARIPKPVVAAITGYALGGGCELALCADYRIAADNAKLGQPEILLGLIPGAGGTQRLSRLIGPSRAKDLIFTGRMVRADEALTLGLVDRVVPAAEVYEQAHAWAAKLAQGPAVALRAAKEAVDQGLEADIDTGLAIERTWFAGLFATADRENGMRSFVEEGPGKAKFA is encoded by the coding sequence ATGACTGTGAACCTCGAAGTCGCCGATGGCGTCGGCACGATCCGCCTCGACCGCCCCCCGATGAACGCCCTCGACATCGCCACCCAGGACCGGCTGCGCGAGCTGGCCCAGGAGGCGACCGACCGCGACGACGTGCGGGCCGTGATCCTCTACGGCGGCGAGAAGGTGTTCGCGGCCGGCGCGGACATCAAGGAGATGCAGGTCATGGACCACGTGGCCATGGTCAAGCGGTCGCGCGCCCTCCAGGACTCCTTCACCGCGATCGCCCGTATCCCCAAGCCCGTCGTCGCCGCGATCACCGGGTACGCGCTCGGAGGCGGCTGCGAGCTCGCGCTCTGCGCCGACTACCGGATCGCCGCCGACAACGCGAAGCTGGGCCAGCCCGAGATCCTGCTCGGCCTGATCCCGGGCGCGGGCGGCACCCAGCGGCTCTCCCGGCTGATCGGCCCCTCGCGGGCCAAGGACCTCATCTTCACCGGCCGGATGGTGAGGGCGGACGAGGCCCTGACCCTCGGCCTGGTCGACCGGGTCGTCCCCGCCGCCGAGGTGTACGAGCAGGCGCACGCCTGGGCCGCCAAGCTGGCGCAGGGCCCGGCGGTCGCGCTGCGGGCCGCGAAGGAGGCGGTCGACCAGGGGCTGGAGGCCGACATCGACACCGGTCTCGCCATCGAACGCACCTGGTTCGCGGGGCTGTTCGCCACCGCGGACCGGGAGAACGGGATGCGCAGCTTCGTCGAGGAGGGCCCGGGCAAGGCGAAGTTCGCCTAG
- a CDS encoding ATP-binding protein gives MMGGMAGLEGREQPWQRGSAAAARWSPAVEDEQVADVLELYGNPAEEDVRLPSRPESAWVARRLTQGVVLRQWGLGPQIAEHAVLLVSELVGNAVRHTGARSFALRLHRRRGWIRVEVRDPSRGLPCLMPVGELDTSGRGLFLVDKLSDRWGVDLAPRGKTTWFEMRVADRP, from the coding sequence ATGATGGGGGGCATGGCGGGCCTGGAGGGTAGGGAACAACCGTGGCAGCGCGGAAGCGCCGCCGCCGCACGGTGGTCACCTGCCGTGGAGGACGAACAGGTCGCCGACGTACTGGAGTTGTACGGGAACCCGGCCGAGGAGGATGTGCGGCTGCCGTCCCGTCCCGAGTCCGCGTGGGTGGCCCGCCGGCTCACGCAGGGCGTGGTCCTGCGGCAGTGGGGACTCGGCCCGCAGATCGCCGAGCACGCGGTGCTGCTCGTCTCCGAGCTCGTCGGCAACGCGGTCCGGCACACCGGCGCCAGATCCTTCGCGCTGCGGCTGCACAGGCGGCGCGGCTGGATCCGGGTCGAGGTCCGCGATCCCTCGCGCGGGCTTCCCTGTCTGATGCCCGTGGGTGAGCTCGACACGAGCGGCCGGGGGCTCTTCCTCGTCGACAAGCTCTCCGACCGCTGGGGCGTGGACCTCGCGCCGCGCGGGAAGACGACCTGGTTCGAGATGCGGGTCGCGGACCGCCCCTGA
- a CDS encoding polysaccharide deacetylase family protein — MKPTDRRGALRAGAAAALAGALATACGTEPRPAPAPTSASRRPGTAPAPAPAAAPAPRRFPGRPAEIDHGPRDRPRIALTFHGQGDPALARTLLGQAERAGARVTVLAVGSWLDAHPGMARRILDGGHDLGNHTQHHTDINAMTEAEAHAEIEACAARLRRLTGSVGTWFRPSRALHATPAVLRAAQRAGYPHTLSYDVDSLDFTSPGAAAVVRNVTDAVRPGSVVSLHFGYPETADALPLLLADLDRRGLRAVTTTELLT, encoded by the coding sequence GTGAAGCCCACCGACCGCCGCGGTGCCCTCCGGGCGGGCGCGGCCGCCGCCCTCGCGGGAGCCCTCGCCACCGCCTGCGGTACGGAGCCCCGCCCCGCACCCGCCCCCACCTCGGCCTCCCGCCGCCCGGGCACCGCACCGGCCCCCGCGCCGGCCGCCGCCCCCGCCCCCCGGCGCTTCCCCGGCCGACCCGCCGAGATCGACCACGGCCCCCGCGACCGGCCCCGGATCGCCCTCACCTTCCACGGCCAGGGCGACCCCGCCCTCGCCCGCACCCTCCTCGGCCAGGCCGAGCGGGCCGGCGCCCGCGTCACCGTCCTCGCCGTCGGCAGCTGGCTCGACGCGCACCCCGGCATGGCCCGCCGCATCCTCGACGGCGGCCACGACCTCGGCAACCACACCCAGCACCACACCGACATCAACGCCATGACCGAGGCCGAGGCCCACGCGGAGATCGAGGCCTGCGCCGCCCGGCTCCGCCGCCTCACCGGCTCCGTCGGCACCTGGTTCCGGCCCTCCCGCGCCCTGCACGCGACCCCCGCCGTCCTGCGCGCCGCCCAGCGCGCCGGATACCCGCACACCCTCTCGTACGACGTCGACTCCCTCGACTTCACGTCGCCGGGCGCCGCCGCGGTCGTCCGCAACGTCACCGACGCCGTCCGGCCCGGGTCGGTCGTCAGCCTGCACTTCGGCTACCCGGAGACCGCCGACGCGCTGCCCCTCCTCCTCGCCGACCTCGACCGCCGCGGACTGCGCGCGGTCACCACCACGGAGCTGCTGACCTGA
- a CDS encoding YncE family protein produces MEHLTQRHLTARSRTLLAAALLVTLAGCGAANQGENGAAAVKKAAAPAVPKPAAAPAGLPGMPPVLDPNDVYAADRPNKLSPVVKDFPSRVYVPNTNSNTVSVIDPATYQVVETIPVGIQPQHVVPSWDMKTLWVNNNRGHTLTPIDPATGVAGKPVEVHDPYNLYFTPNGTYAIVMASLDRELVFRDPHTMERKKTVPVSCYGVNHADFSADGRYFVVSCEFSGELLKVDTEKMEVIGQQKLPFEGAMPQDVKISPDGKTFYVADMMAHGVWVLDGEKFTTPTLLPTGKGCHGLYISRDSREMYIPNRGEGSVSVFDFGANKLTKKWWLPDGGSPDMGGVSADGKVLWLSGRYDSEVYAIDTTSGKQLARIPVGGGPHGLAVYPQPGRYSLGHTGVFR; encoded by the coding sequence ATGGAACACCTCACGCAGAGACACCTCACGGCGAGAAGCAGGACCCTCCTCGCCGCCGCCCTGCTCGTCACCCTCGCGGGCTGCGGGGCCGCCAACCAGGGCGAGAACGGCGCCGCCGCCGTGAAGAAGGCCGCGGCCCCCGCCGTACCCAAGCCGGCCGCCGCGCCCGCCGGGCTCCCCGGGATGCCGCCGGTCCTCGACCCGAACGACGTCTACGCCGCCGACCGGCCGAACAAACTCTCCCCGGTGGTCAAGGACTTCCCCTCCCGGGTCTACGTCCCCAACACCAACTCCAACACCGTCTCGGTCATCGATCCCGCGACCTACCAGGTCGTCGAGACGATCCCGGTCGGCATCCAGCCCCAGCACGTCGTCCCGTCCTGGGACATGAAGACCCTCTGGGTCAACAACAACCGGGGCCACACCCTCACGCCCATCGACCCCGCCACGGGAGTCGCGGGCAAGCCGGTCGAGGTCCACGACCCGTACAACCTCTACTTCACGCCCAACGGCACGTACGCGATCGTCATGGCCTCCCTCGACCGCGAACTCGTCTTCCGCGACCCGCACACCATGGAACGGAAGAAGACCGTCCCGGTGAGCTGCTACGGCGTCAACCACGCCGACTTCTCCGCCGACGGACGGTACTTCGTCGTCTCCTGCGAGTTCTCCGGCGAACTCCTGAAGGTCGACACCGAGAAGATGGAGGTGATCGGCCAGCAGAAACTGCCCTTCGAGGGCGCCATGCCGCAGGACGTGAAGATCTCCCCGGACGGGAAGACCTTCTACGTCGCCGACATGATGGCCCACGGCGTGTGGGTGCTCGACGGCGAGAAGTTCACCACCCCGACGCTGCTGCCCACCGGCAAGGGCTGCCACGGCCTCTACATCAGCCGGGACTCGCGCGAGATGTACATCCCCAACCGAGGCGAGGGCTCCGTCTCCGTCTTCGACTTCGGCGCGAACAAGCTCACCAAGAAGTGGTGGCTCCCGGACGGCGGCTCCCCCGACATGGGCGGCGTCTCCGCCGACGGCAAGGTGCTCTGGCTGTCCGGGCGTTACGACTCCGAGGTCTACGCGATCGACACCACCAGCGGCAAGCAGCTCGCCCGCATCCCCGTGGGCGGCGGCCCCCACGGTCTGGCCGTCTACCCGCAGCCCGGCCGCTACTCCCTCGGCCACACGGGAGTCTTCCGCTGA
- a CDS encoding GNAT family N-acetyltransferase, which translates to MSSDVARILAAAARGEFPPPDGSTTVVPQPNPRDAGVLAFTAHSVVFTDADPEWIRAELAATSSDPLAASMNPGFLIALMARTGRHMNTIDLLTVADALPGTPPLELREIEDPSHPRVARALKFRDEVRVWAADGGVLVLGRGVAGRWEAAIEVDEDVRHRGLGRALATAARHLTPGAVVWAQQSPGNARSVRVFQAAGFRPVASEALLVAG; encoded by the coding sequence ATGAGCAGCGACGTGGCACGGATCCTGGCAGCGGCGGCGCGCGGGGAGTTCCCGCCTCCGGACGGTTCGACGACGGTGGTGCCGCAGCCGAATCCGCGGGACGCGGGCGTGCTCGCCTTCACCGCCCATTCGGTCGTCTTCACGGACGCCGATCCGGAGTGGATACGGGCGGAGCTGGCGGCCACGTCGAGCGATCCGCTCGCGGCGAGCATGAACCCGGGCTTCCTCATCGCCCTGATGGCCCGCACCGGCCGGCACATGAACACGATCGACCTGCTCACGGTGGCCGACGCCCTGCCGGGTACTCCCCCGCTGGAGCTCCGCGAGATCGAGGACCCCTCCCATCCCCGGGTGGCGCGGGCGCTGAAGTTCCGCGACGAGGTCCGGGTGTGGGCGGCCGACGGCGGCGTCCTGGTCCTGGGCAGGGGCGTCGCGGGCCGCTGGGAGGCGGCGATCGAGGTCGACGAGGACGTACGCCACCGGGGTCTCGGACGCGCCCTGGCGACGGCGGCCCGCCACCTCACCCCGGGCGCGGTGGTGTGGGCCCAGCAGTCGCCGGGCAACGCCCGCAGCGTCCGTGTCTTCCAGGCGGCGGGCTTCCGCCCGGTGGCGTCGGAGGCGCTGCTGGTGGCCGGCTGA
- a CDS encoding EF-hand domain-containing protein: MADIESARTAFNKFDADGDGFITAAEYKSLMAQFGDFNVTETVAEVLIKQRDTNGDGVLSWDEFWAHYSKA; the protein is encoded by the coding sequence GTGGCGGACATCGAGTCGGCACGCACGGCATTCAACAAGTTCGACGCGGACGGGGACGGCTTCATCACCGCCGCGGAGTACAAGAGCCTCATGGCGCAGTTCGGCGACTTCAACGTCACCGAGACGGTCGCCGAGGTCCTCATCAAGCAGCGCGACACCAACGGCGACGGTGTCCTGTCCTGGGACGAGTTCTGGGCCCACTACAGCAAGGCCTGA
- a CDS encoding CopD family protein, producing MTLPGPVGTPSRLTAAVLAAVAVIAVFAVALLGAGLAQTGTGELRIPAAGTTALLRFLVLVGLAVHVGELAGRRVAGDGPRPRALSVPAALLAAAASAGLLVLLTAVSGLSPPVAYGLREGRLLLVTANAFALAALCAASRRPVLAVVPLAVVVVAEAMRAHPETTAPAVGIGLTVVHLTGASLWFGTLLYVLRTMRLGRGGREVLVRYARMAACVYAALAVTGTVSTLRRLPLDAVLTTAYGRILLVKLLLFGMVSLLALAARSRMPSGGEAEGRMPSGGEAEAPARIEVVVLAVVVVVSALLTVVPDPHGVAG from the coding sequence GTGACGCTTCCCGGACCCGTCGGTACCCCGAGCCGTCTGACGGCGGCGGTCCTCGCCGCAGTCGCCGTCATCGCCGTCTTCGCCGTCGCCCTGCTGGGCGCGGGCCTGGCCCAGACGGGTACCGGTGAGCTCCGGATACCCGCCGCAGGGACGACCGCGCTGCTGCGGTTCCTCGTCCTCGTGGGCCTCGCCGTCCACGTGGGCGAACTCGCCGGCCGCCGTGTCGCAGGGGACGGGCCCCGGCCCCGCGCCCTCTCCGTGCCCGCCGCCCTGCTCGCCGCGGCCGCCTCCGCCGGACTCCTGGTGCTCCTCACCGCCGTCAGCGGACTGAGCCCGCCCGTCGCGTACGGGCTCCGCGAGGGCCGCCTCCTTCTCGTCACCGCCAACGCCTTCGCCCTCGCCGCCCTGTGCGCCGCCTCCCGGCGCCCGGTGCTGGCCGTCGTCCCGCTCGCCGTCGTGGTCGTGGCCGAGGCGATGCGCGCCCACCCCGAGACCACCGCCCCCGCCGTCGGTATCGGGCTCACCGTCGTCCATCTCACGGGCGCCTCGCTGTGGTTCGGCACGCTGCTGTACGTGCTGCGCACCATGCGGCTGGGGCGCGGCGGACGGGAGGTCCTCGTCCGCTACGCCCGGATGGCCGCCTGCGTGTACGCCGCCCTCGCGGTCACCGGCACCGTCTCGACCCTGCGCCGACTGCCGCTGGACGCCGTCCTGACCACGGCCTACGGCCGGATCCTCCTGGTCAAGCTGCTGCTGTTCGGCATGGTGAGCCTGCTGGCCCTGGCGGCCCGGAGCCGGATGCCGTCCGGCGGCGAGGCCGAGGGCCGGATGCCGTCCGGCGGCGAGGCCGAGGCTCCGGCGCGGATCGAGGTGGTCGTGCTCGCGGTGGTCGTGGTCGTCTCGGCACTGCTCACGGTGGTACCGGACCCGCACGGGGTCGCGGGCTGA
- a CDS encoding L-serine ammonia-lyase: MAISVFDLFSIGIGPSSSHTVGPMRAARMFARRLKNEGLLAHTAAIRAELYGSLGATGHGHGTPKAVLLGLEGSSPRTVNVETADDEVERIKSSGRINLLGAHEIPFDFDADLILHRRKALPYHANGMTIFAYDAEGALVLEKTYYSVGGGFVVDEDAVQGENPIVPDDTALKYPFRTGDELLRLAKETGLSISSMMLENEKAWRTEDEIRAGLLEIWRVMQACVSRGMSREGILPGGLKVRRRAANTARKLRSEGDPAALAMEWITLYAMAVNEENAAGGRVVTAPTNGAAGIIPAVLHYYMNFVPGADEDGIVRFMLAAGAVGMLFKENASISGAEVGCQGEVGSACSMAAGALAEVLGGTPEQVENAAEIGMEHNLGLTCDPVGGLVQIPCIERNGMAAVKAVTAAKMAMRGDGSHLVSLDKVIKTMKETGADMSVKYKETARGGLAVNIIEC, translated from the coding sequence GTGGCCATCTCGGTCTTCGACCTGTTCTCGATCGGTATCGGCCCGTCGAGCTCCCACACGGTGGGCCCCATGCGTGCGGCCCGGATGTTCGCCCGCCGACTCAAGAACGAGGGCCTGCTCGCCCACACCGCGGCCATACGGGCGGAGCTGTACGGCTCCCTGGGCGCGACCGGCCACGGCCACGGCACCCCCAAGGCGGTGCTCCTCGGCCTGGAGGGCAGCTCGCCCCGCACGGTGAACGTCGAGACGGCGGACGACGAGGTCGAGCGGATCAAGTCGAGCGGCCGGATCAACCTCCTGGGCGCGCACGAGATCCCGTTCGACTTCGACGCCGACCTGATCCTGCACCGCCGCAAGGCGCTCCCGTACCACGCCAACGGGATGACGATCTTCGCGTACGACGCGGAGGGCGCGCTCGTCCTGGAGAAGACGTACTACTCGGTCGGCGGCGGCTTCGTCGTGGACGAGGACGCCGTCCAGGGCGAGAACCCGATCGTCCCGGACGACACCGCCCTGAAGTACCCCTTCCGCACCGGTGACGAGCTGCTGCGACTCGCCAAGGAGACCGGCCTCTCGATCTCGTCGATGATGCTGGAGAACGAGAAGGCCTGGCGCACCGAGGACGAGATCCGCGCGGGCCTCCTGGAGATCTGGCGGGTCATGCAGGCCTGCGTCTCGCGCGGCATGTCCCGCGAGGGCATCCTGCCCGGCGGCCTGAAGGTCCGGCGCCGCGCCGCGAACACGGCCCGCAAGCTGCGCTCCGAGGGCGACCCGGCGGCGCTCGCGATGGAGTGGATCACCCTCTACGCGATGGCCGTGAACGAGGAGAACGCGGCGGGCGGCCGGGTGGTCACCGCCCCGACCAACGGCGCGGCCGGCATCATCCCCGCGGTCCTGCACTACTACATGAACTTCGTTCCGGGCGCCGACGAGGACGGCATCGTCCGCTTCATGCTCGCGGCCGGTGCGGTCGGCATGCTCTTCAAGGAGAACGCCTCGATCTCCGGCGCCGAGGTCGGCTGCCAGGGCGAGGTCGGCTCGGCCTGCTCGATGGCGGCCGGCGCGCTCGCCGAGGTCCTCGGCGGCACCCCGGAGCAGGTGGAGAACGCGGCCGAGATCGGCATGGAGCACAACCTCGGCCTGACCTGCGACCCGGTCGGCGGCCTCGTGCAGATCCCGTGCATCGAGCGGAACGGCATGGCGGCGGTGAAGGCGGTCACGGCCGCGAAGATGGCGATGCGCGGCGACGGCAGCCACCTGGTCTCCCTCGACAAGGTCATCAAGACCATGAAGGAGACGGGCGCCGACATGAGCGTCAAGTACAAGGAGACCGCCCGCGGCGGTCTCGCGGTGAACATCATCGAGTGCTGA
- the glyA gene encoding serine hydroxymethyltransferase, whose protein sequence is MSLLNTPLHELDPDVAAAVDAELRRQQSTLEMIASENFAPVAVMEAQGSVLTNKYAEGYPGRRYYGGCEHVDVAEQIAIDRVKDLFGAEYANVQPHSGASANQAALFAIAQPGDTILGLDLAHGGHLTHGMRLNFSGKQFNVVAYHVDEAGLVDMAEVERLAKEHRPKVIIAGWSAYPRQLDFAEFRRIADEVEAYLWVDMAHFAGLVAAGLHPNPVPYADVVTSTTHKTLGGPRGGIILAKKEFAKKLNSSVFPGFQGGPLEHVIAAKAVSFKVAASEEFKERQQRTLDGARIIAERLVQDDVTAHGVSVLSGGTDVHLLLVDLRNSELDGQQAEDRLHEVGITVNRNAVPNDPRPPMVTSGLRIGTPALATRGFQAEDFTEVGDIIAETLKPGFDGEKAEALKARVTALADKHPLYPGLK, encoded by the coding sequence ATGTCGCTTCTGAACACTCCCCTCCACGAGCTGGACCCCGACGTCGCCGCCGCCGTCGACGCCGAGCTCCGCCGTCAGCAGTCCACCCTCGAGATGATCGCCTCGGAGAACTTCGCTCCGGTCGCGGTCATGGAGGCCCAGGGCTCCGTCCTCACCAACAAGTACGCCGAGGGCTACCCGGGCCGCCGCTACTACGGCGGCTGCGAGCACGTCGACGTGGCCGAGCAGATCGCGATCGACCGGGTCAAGGACCTGTTCGGCGCCGAGTACGCCAACGTCCAGCCGCACTCCGGCGCCTCCGCGAACCAGGCCGCCCTCTTCGCGATCGCCCAGCCGGGCGACACGATCCTGGGCCTGGACCTGGCGCACGGCGGTCACCTGACCCACGGCATGCGCCTGAACTTCTCCGGCAAGCAGTTCAACGTGGTCGCTTACCACGTGGACGAGGCCGGTCTGGTCGACATGGCCGAGGTCGAGCGCCTCGCCAAGGAGCACCGCCCCAAGGTGATCATCGCGGGCTGGTCCGCCTACCCGCGTCAGCTGGACTTCGCGGAGTTCCGCCGGATCGCCGACGAGGTCGAGGCCTACCTGTGGGTCGACATGGCCCACTTCGCGGGCCTGGTCGCCGCCGGTCTGCACCCGAACCCGGTTCCGTACGCGGACGTGGTGACCTCCACCACGCACAAGACGCTCGGCGGCCCGCGCGGCGGCATCATCCTCGCGAAGAAGGAGTTCGCGAAGAAGCTGAACTCCTCGGTCTTCCCCGGTTTCCAGGGCGGCCCGCTGGAGCACGTGATCGCGGCCAAGGCCGTCTCCTTCAAGGTCGCGGCCTCGGAGGAGTTCAAGGAGCGCCAGCAGCGCACCCTGGACGGTGCCCGCATCATCGCCGAGCGCCTGGTCCAGGACGACGTCACCGCGCACGGTGTCTCCGTCCTGTCCGGCGGTACGGACGTGCACCTGCTCCTCGTCGACCTGCGCAACTCGGAGCTCGACGGCCAGCAGGCCGAGGACCGTCTCCACGAGGTCGGCATCACGGTCAACCGGAACGCCGTTCCGAACGACCCGCGCCCGCCGATGGTCACCTCGGGTCTGCGCATCGGTACGCCGGCGCTCGCGACCCGCGGCTTCCAGGCCGAGGACTTCACCGAGGTCGGCGACATCATCGCGGAGACCCTCAAGCCGGGCTTCGACGGCGAGAAGGCCGAGGCCCTCAAGGCCCGGGTGACCGCGCTGGCCGACAAGCACCCGCTGTACCCCGGCCTGAAGTAG
- the gcvH gene encoding glycine cleavage system protein GcvH: MSNPQQLRYTKEHEWLTAAEDGVATVGITEFAANALGDVVYADLPEVGSTVTAGETCGELESTKSVSDLYSPVTGEVVARNQDVVDDPSLVNSAPFEGGWLFKVRVAGEPDELLSADEYTAFSAG, translated from the coding sequence ATGAGCAACCCCCAGCAGCTGCGCTACACCAAGGAGCACGAGTGGCTGACGGCCGCCGAGGACGGCGTCGCGACGGTCGGCATCACGGAGTTCGCGGCCAACGCGCTCGGTGACGTCGTCTACGCCGACCTCCCCGAGGTCGGCTCGACCGTCACCGCGGGCGAGACCTGTGGCGAGCTGGAGTCGACGAAGTCCGTGAGCGACCTGTACTCCCCCGTCACGGGTGAGGTCGTCGCCAGGAACCAGGACGTGGTGGACGACCCGTCGCTGGTGAACTCGGCTCCGTTCGAGGGTGGCTGGCTGTTCAAGGTACGTGTCGCGGGCGAGCCGGACGAGCTGCTCTCCGCCGACGAGTACACCGCGTTCTCCGCCGGCTGA
- the gcvT gene encoding glycine cleavage system aminomethyltransferase GcvT, which yields MSTAPRLTALDALHRSLGATMTDFAGWDMPLRYASERDEHIAVRTKAGLFDLSHMGEITVTGPGAVELLDHALVGNISTVGVGRARYTMICQEDGGILDDLIVYRLGETEYMVVANASNAQIVLDALTERAAGFDAEVRDDRDAYALIAVQGPESPGILKSLTDADLDGLKYYAGLPGTVAGVPALIARTGYTGEDGFELFLKPEHAEGVWKALTEAGAPVGLIPCGLSCRDTLRLEAGMPLYGHELTTALTPFDAGLGRVVKFEKTTNEGRFVGREALEKAAERAETAPPRKLVGLIAEGRRVPRAGFSVVKDGVVIGEVTSGAPSPTLGKPIAIAYVDAAHAAPGTEGVGVDIRGTHEPYEVVALPFYKRQK from the coding sequence ATGAGCACTGCCCCCCGTCTGACCGCCCTCGATGCGCTGCATCGTTCGCTGGGCGCGACCATGACCGACTTCGCGGGCTGGGACATGCCGCTGCGTTACGCCAGCGAGCGTGACGAGCACATCGCCGTCCGTACCAAGGCCGGTCTCTTCGACCTCTCCCACATGGGCGAGATCACCGTCACGGGCCCGGGGGCCGTCGAGCTCCTCGACCACGCCCTCGTCGGCAACATCTCCACGGTGGGCGTGGGCCGCGCCCGCTACACGATGATCTGCCAGGAGGACGGCGGCATCCTCGACGACCTGATCGTCTACCGCCTCGGCGAGACCGAGTACATGGTCGTGGCGAACGCCTCCAACGCCCAGATCGTCCTGGACGCGCTGACCGAGCGCGCGGCCGGCTTCGACGCCGAGGTGCGCGACGACCGCGACGCGTACGCCCTGATCGCCGTCCAGGGCCCGGAGTCCCCCGGCATCCTGAAGTCGCTCACCGACGCCGACCTGGACGGTCTGAAGTACTACGCCGGTCTGCCCGGCACCGTCGCGGGCGTGCCCGCGCTGATCGCCCGTACCGGCTACACCGGTGAGGACGGCTTCGAGCTGTTCCTGAAGCCCGAGCACGCCGAGGGCGTCTGGAAGGCCCTGACCGAGGCGGGCGCCCCGGTCGGCCTGATCCCCTGCGGCCTGTCCTGCCGCGACACGCTCCGCCTGGAGGCGGGCATGCCGCTGTACGGCCACGAGCTGACGACCGCCCTCACCCCCTTCGACGCCGGTCTCGGCCGGGTCGTCAAGTTCGAGAAGACGACCAACGAGGGTCGCTTCGTCGGCCGCGAGGCGCTCGAGAAGGCCGCCGAGCGCGCCGAGACCGCCCCGCCGCGCAAGCTCGTCGGACTGATCGCCGAGGGGCGCCGGGTCCCGCGCGCCGGCTTCTCCGTCGTCAAGGACGGCGTGGTCATCGGCGAGGTGACCTCCGGCGCCCCGTCCCCGACCCTCGGAAAGCCGATCGCGATCGCGTACGTGGACGCGGCGCACGCCGCTCCCGGCACCGAGGGTGTAGGTGTGGACATCCGCGGCACCCACGAGCCGTACGAGGTCGTGGCGCTGCCGTTCTACAAGCGCCAGAAGTGA
- a CDS encoding AAA family ATPase translates to MRIQHTGAYATSTGIPSQRARARTRRPGRILRDLRERGGRGPRALTFAAGDLVVVSGLPGSGKSTLMKRAAGGRGIDSQDVRERWEARMPRLLPYAVYRPLVRIAHYAGLRRALRSGASVIVHDCGTQSWVRGWLAREARRRGGALHLVLLDVAPDEARDGQRARGRGVSSYAFARHRRAVGRLLRTAESGRLPHGCASATLLDRDAADALRRIGFRGAV, encoded by the coding sequence ATGAGGATCCAGCACACCGGCGCATATGCGACGAGTACCGGCATACCGTCCCAGCGTGCCCGCGCGAGAACCCGCCGGCCCGGCCGGATCCTGCGGGACCTGCGCGAGCGCGGCGGCCGGGGGCCGCGGGCCCTCACCTTCGCGGCAGGCGACCTCGTGGTCGTCTCCGGGCTGCCCGGCAGCGGCAAGTCCACCCTCATGAAGCGCGCCGCCGGCGGCCGGGGCATCGACTCCCAGGACGTCCGCGAGCGCTGGGAGGCCCGGATGCCGCGCCTCCTGCCGTACGCGGTCTACCGCCCGCTGGTCCGGATCGCGCACTACGCGGGGCTGCGCCGCGCCCTGCGCTCCGGCGCGAGCGTGATCGTGCACGACTGCGGGACCCAGTCCTGGGTGCGCGGCTGGCTCGCCCGCGAGGCGCGACGCCGGGGCGGCGCCCTGCACCTGGTCCTGCTCGACGTCGCCCCGGACGAGGCCCGCGACGGGCAGCGCGCGCGGGGCCGGGGCGTGTCCTCGTACGCCTTCGCCCGGCACCGGCGGGCCGTCGGCAGGCTGCTGCGGACCGCCGAGTCCGGCCGCCTCCCGCACGGCTGCGCCTCGGCGACCCTGCTCGACCGGGACGCCGCCGACGCCCTCCGGAGGATCGGGTTCCGCGGGGCCGTCTGA